A window from Brachyhypopomus gauderio isolate BG-103 unplaced genomic scaffold, BGAUD_0.2 sc95, whole genome shotgun sequence encodes these proteins:
- the lrrfip1b gene encoding uncharacterized protein lrrfip1b isoform X9 codes for MATQVTGRKRIPNKEKLTAEEDALSQIAREAEARLAAKRAARAEAREIRMKELERQQKEISDDEERLSVGSRGSLRGNCSDVCSSTSCLPSPRLHNARVEERADFLEKTSRTASTLSAATLASLGGGLSRRGSCDTSISADTEASIREMKDSLTEAEEKYRRAMVSNAQLDNEKSTLMYQVDTLRETLMELEELLYETRRECEEKTKGYERERHAHTVLQFQFGEMKETLQQTEELLKDAQLMRAKGESWVREISDLHETLEWKEKIIRALERQKEYSDTVQDERNTLRDEVFRLRDVLKKHGIALGPEVTTNGESGSKTTDAPEDVESTSTLDLQTPGVSGDCVLERLPEDQDTGTDSRSGKNLSPSTGFKFQAEDQRSAFEDVDTGVFRPDKAVGVDAKRSLEVHPSNSSAVVQIQGDVKVLRSGSRPDVFSGRWENYEEPNTTQCSRYPIQAQVRMDWTKIVDHRQPEVVQRGVSARRRQGDVANNESRTGNILREKVDRAEQPLPREVGGALEPLPREGGGALENIKAPDKLMEKTTTALNEEVQKAVGALQNLPQPVEAFSLQEPACSPQKKQNISKSAQELIPTLDVTEAEKIGSPRPTCPPARRRESGPACRVDGPCGRQLCTSVKVEKGLASFLDSCQEAGALDFEVISPEDADTPRDDTREEAEPHADKAKNTRMYTRDCCVS; via the exons ATATCAGACGATGAGGAGCGTCTATCCGTGGGAAGTCGGGGCAGTTTGAGG GGAAACTGCTCTGATGTGTGTAGCAGCACCAGCTGTCTGCCCTCACCCAGACTGCACAACGCCCGG GTTGAAGAAAGGGCAGACTTCCTGGAAAAG ACGTCCAGGACTGCGTCCACACTGTCTGCTGCCACGCTGGCCTCTCTGGGTGGGGGTCTGTCCCGCAGGGGCAGCTGTGATACCTCCATCTCAGCAGACACCGAGGCCTCCATACGGGAGATGAAG GACTCTCTGACGGAGGCGGAGGAGAAGTATCGCAGGGCCATGGTGTCCAACGCACAGCTGGACAATGAGAAGTCCACCCTGATGTACCAGGTGGACACACTGCGGGAAACCCTGATGGAGCTGGAGGAACTGCTGTATGAGACACGGAGGGAGTGTGAAGAGAAGACCAAG ggttaCGAGCGAGAACGCCACGCTCACACGGTTTTGCAGTTCCAGTTCGGCGAGATGAAGGAGACGTTACAACAGACCGAGGAGTTACTGAAG GACGCGCAGCTGATGCGTGCGAAGGGTGAGAGCTGGGTTAGGGAGATCTCAGACCTGCACGAGACCCTGGAATGGAAGGAGAAAATAATCAGG GCCTTAGAGAGGCAGAAGGAATATTCGGATACTGTCCAAGACGAGAGGAATACTTTGAGAGATGAGGTTTTCCGGCTAAGGGATGTTCTGAAG AAACATGGCATAGCTCTTGGACCTGAAGTCACAACCAACGGAGAGTCAGGCAGCAAAACCACTGATGCACCAGAAGATGTGGAATCAACCTCCACATTGGACCTACAGACACCTGGTGTCAGTGGAGACTGCGTGTTGG AGAGACTTCCAGAAGATCAAGACACCGGAACTGACAGCAGATCAGGGAAGAACTTGAGTCCAAGCACGGGGTTCAAGTTTCAGGCAGAAGATCAGAGGTCTGCTTTTGAAGATGTGGACACAGGTGTTTTCAGACCAGACAAGGCAGTAGGCGTTGATGCGAAGAGGTCACTGGAGGTTCACCCCTCGAACAGCAGCGCCGTGGTACAAATACAGGGGGATGTCAAGGTACTGAGATCTGGAAGCAGGCCAGATGTCTTCAGTGGGAGGTGGGAGAACTATGAGGAGCCCAACACTACGCAGTGTTCACGTTACCCCATACAAGCTCAGGTCCGTATGGACTGGACGAAGATAGTGGACCATCGCCAACCAGAAGTTGTTCAACGAGGTGTGAGTGCCAGACGACGTCAAGGTGATGTAGCTAACAATGAGTCAAGGACTGGGAATATCCTACGTGAGAAGGTGGACCGTGCCGAACAACCTCTCCCaagggaggtgggcggagctttAGAACCTCTCCCAAGGGAGGGGGGCGGAGCTTTAGAGAATATCAAAGCACCAGATAAACTAATGGAGAAGACCACAACAGCTTTAAATGAAGAGGTACAGAAAGCAGTGGGAGCTTTGCAGAACCTGCCCCAGCCTGTTGAAGCATTCAGCCTGCAGGAGCCTGCATGCTCTCCTCAGAAGAAACAGAACATCAGCAAAAGTGCTCAGGAGCTCATACCAACCCTCGACGTCACTGAGGCGGAGAAGATCGGCAGCCCGAGACCAACGTGCCCTCCGGCCAGGCGGCGTGAGTCTGGGCCTGCGTGTCGCGTCGACGGCCCCTGCGGACGGCAGCTCTGCACCTCGGTGAAGGTGGAAAAGGGCCTGGCTTCATTCCTAGATAGCTGTCAGGAGGCTGGAGCCCTGGACTTTGAGGTGATCTCGCCAGAGGATGCAGACACGCCCCGTGACGACACccgggaggaggcggagcctcaTGCAGACAAAGCGAAAAACACCAGGATGTACACGCGTGACTGCTGTGTGTCATAG
- the lrrfip1b gene encoding uncharacterized protein lrrfip1b isoform X6 yields the protein MATQVTGRKRIPNKEKLTAEEDALSQIAREAEARLAAKRAARAEAREIRMKELERQQKEISDDEERLSVGSRGSLRGNCSDVCSSTSCLPSPRLHNARPSDYGGFLGSSSRASSRASSARASPVVEERADFLEKTSRTASTLSAATLASLGGGLSRRGSCDTSISADTEASIREMKDSLTEAEEKYRRAMVSNAQLDNEKSTLMYQVDTLRETLMELEELLYETRRECEEKTKGYERERHAHTVLQFQFGEMKETLQQTEELLKDAQLMRAKGESWVREISDLHETLEWKEKIIRALERQKEYSDTVQDERNTLRDEVFRLRDVLKKHGIALGPEVTTNGESGSKTTDAPEDVESTSTLDLQTPGVSGDCVLERLPEDQDTGTDSRSGKNLSPSTGFKFQAEDQRSAFEDVDTGVFRPDKAVGVDAKRSLEVHPSNSSAVVQIQGDVKVLRSGSRPDVFSGRWENYEEPNTTQCSRYPIQAQVRMDWTKIVDHRQPEVVQRGVSARRRQGDVANNESRTGNILREKVDRAEQPLPREVGGALEPLPREGGGALENIKAPDKLMEKTTTALNEEVQKAVGALQNLPQPVEAFSLQEPACSPQKKQNISKSAQELIPTLDVTEAEKIGSPRPTCPPARRRESGPACRVDGPCGRQLCTSVKVEKGLASFLDSCQEAGALDFEVISPEDADTPRDDTREEAEPHADKAKNTRMYTRDCCVS from the exons ATATCAGACGATGAGGAGCGTCTATCCGTGGGAAGTCGGGGCAGTTTGAGG GGAAACTGCTCTGATGTGTGTAGCAGCACCAGCTGTCTGCCCTCACCCAGACTGCACAACGCCCGG CCGTCAGACTACGGCGGGTTTTTGGGCTCCAGCTCAAGGGCTTCATCTCGGGCCAGCTCGGCTCGGGCCAGCCCCGTG GTTGAAGAAAGGGCAGACTTCCTGGAAAAG ACGTCCAGGACTGCGTCCACACTGTCTGCTGCCACGCTGGCCTCTCTGGGTGGGGGTCTGTCCCGCAGGGGCAGCTGTGATACCTCCATCTCAGCAGACACCGAGGCCTCCATACGGGAGATGAAG GACTCTCTGACGGAGGCGGAGGAGAAGTATCGCAGGGCCATGGTGTCCAACGCACAGCTGGACAATGAGAAGTCCACCCTGATGTACCAGGTGGACACACTGCGGGAAACCCTGATGGAGCTGGAGGAACTGCTGTATGAGACACGGAGGGAGTGTGAAGAGAAGACCAAG ggttaCGAGCGAGAACGCCACGCTCACACGGTTTTGCAGTTCCAGTTCGGCGAGATGAAGGAGACGTTACAACAGACCGAGGAGTTACTGAAG GACGCGCAGCTGATGCGTGCGAAGGGTGAGAGCTGGGTTAGGGAGATCTCAGACCTGCACGAGACCCTGGAATGGAAGGAGAAAATAATCAGG GCCTTAGAGAGGCAGAAGGAATATTCGGATACTGTCCAAGACGAGAGGAATACTTTGAGAGATGAGGTTTTCCGGCTAAGGGATGTTCTGAAG AAACATGGCATAGCTCTTGGACCTGAAGTCACAACCAACGGAGAGTCAGGCAGCAAAACCACTGATGCACCAGAAGATGTGGAATCAACCTCCACATTGGACCTACAGACACCTGGTGTCAGTGGAGACTGCGTGTTGG AGAGACTTCCAGAAGATCAAGACACCGGAACTGACAGCAGATCAGGGAAGAACTTGAGTCCAAGCACGGGGTTCAAGTTTCAGGCAGAAGATCAGAGGTCTGCTTTTGAAGATGTGGACACAGGTGTTTTCAGACCAGACAAGGCAGTAGGCGTTGATGCGAAGAGGTCACTGGAGGTTCACCCCTCGAACAGCAGCGCCGTGGTACAAATACAGGGGGATGTCAAGGTACTGAGATCTGGAAGCAGGCCAGATGTCTTCAGTGGGAGGTGGGAGAACTATGAGGAGCCCAACACTACGCAGTGTTCACGTTACCCCATACAAGCTCAGGTCCGTATGGACTGGACGAAGATAGTGGACCATCGCCAACCAGAAGTTGTTCAACGAGGTGTGAGTGCCAGACGACGTCAAGGTGATGTAGCTAACAATGAGTCAAGGACTGGGAATATCCTACGTGAGAAGGTGGACCGTGCCGAACAACCTCTCCCaagggaggtgggcggagctttAGAACCTCTCCCAAGGGAGGGGGGCGGAGCTTTAGAGAATATCAAAGCACCAGATAAACTAATGGAGAAGACCACAACAGCTTTAAATGAAGAGGTACAGAAAGCAGTGGGAGCTTTGCAGAACCTGCCCCAGCCTGTTGAAGCATTCAGCCTGCAGGAGCCTGCATGCTCTCCTCAGAAGAAACAGAACATCAGCAAAAGTGCTCAGGAGCTCATACCAACCCTCGACGTCACTGAGGCGGAGAAGATCGGCAGCCCGAGACCAACGTGCCCTCCGGCCAGGCGGCGTGAGTCTGGGCCTGCGTGTCGCGTCGACGGCCCCTGCGGACGGCAGCTCTGCACCTCGGTGAAGGTGGAAAAGGGCCTGGCTTCATTCCTAGATAGCTGTCAGGAGGCTGGAGCCCTGGACTTTGAGGTGATCTCGCCAGAGGATGCAGACACGCCCCGTGACGACACccgggaggaggcggagcctcaTGCAGACAAAGCGAAAAACACCAGGATGTACACGCGTGACTGCTGTGTGTCATAG
- the lrrfip1b gene encoding uncharacterized protein lrrfip1b isoform X10 — translation MATQVTGRKRIPNKEKLTAEEDALSQIAREAEARLAAKRAARAEAREIRMKELERQQKEISDDEERLSVGSRGSLRVEERADFLEKTSRTASTLSAATLASLGGGLSRRGSCDTSISADTEASIREMKDSLTEAEEKYRRAMVSNAQLDNEKSTLMYQVDTLRETLMELEELLYETRRECEEKTKGYERERHAHTVLQFQFGEMKETLQQTEELLKDAQLMRAKGESWVREISDLHETLEWKEKIIRALERQKEYSDTVQDERNTLRDEVFRLRDVLKKHGIALGPEVTTNGESGSKTTDAPEDVESTSTLDLQTPGVSGDCVLERLPEDQDTGTDSRSGKNLSPSTGFKFQAEDQRSAFEDVDTGVFRPDKAVGVDAKRSLEVHPSNSSAVVQIQGDVKVLRSGSRPDVFSGRWENYEEPNTTQCSRYPIQAQVRMDWTKIVDHRQPEVVQRGVSARRRQGDVANNESRTGNILREKVDRAEQPLPREVGGALEPLPREGGGALENIKAPDKLMEKTTTALNEEVQKAVGALQNLPQPVEAFSLQEPACSPQKKQNISKSAQELIPTLDVTEAEKIGSPRPTCPPARRRESGPACRVDGPCGRQLCTSVKVEKGLASFLDSCQEAGALDFEVISPEDADTPRDDTREEAEPHADKAKNTRMYTRDCCVS, via the exons ATATCAGACGATGAGGAGCGTCTATCCGTGGGAAGTCGGGGCAGTTTGAGG GTTGAAGAAAGGGCAGACTTCCTGGAAAAG ACGTCCAGGACTGCGTCCACACTGTCTGCTGCCACGCTGGCCTCTCTGGGTGGGGGTCTGTCCCGCAGGGGCAGCTGTGATACCTCCATCTCAGCAGACACCGAGGCCTCCATACGGGAGATGAAG GACTCTCTGACGGAGGCGGAGGAGAAGTATCGCAGGGCCATGGTGTCCAACGCACAGCTGGACAATGAGAAGTCCACCCTGATGTACCAGGTGGACACACTGCGGGAAACCCTGATGGAGCTGGAGGAACTGCTGTATGAGACACGGAGGGAGTGTGAAGAGAAGACCAAG ggttaCGAGCGAGAACGCCACGCTCACACGGTTTTGCAGTTCCAGTTCGGCGAGATGAAGGAGACGTTACAACAGACCGAGGAGTTACTGAAG GACGCGCAGCTGATGCGTGCGAAGGGTGAGAGCTGGGTTAGGGAGATCTCAGACCTGCACGAGACCCTGGAATGGAAGGAGAAAATAATCAGG GCCTTAGAGAGGCAGAAGGAATATTCGGATACTGTCCAAGACGAGAGGAATACTTTGAGAGATGAGGTTTTCCGGCTAAGGGATGTTCTGAAG AAACATGGCATAGCTCTTGGACCTGAAGTCACAACCAACGGAGAGTCAGGCAGCAAAACCACTGATGCACCAGAAGATGTGGAATCAACCTCCACATTGGACCTACAGACACCTGGTGTCAGTGGAGACTGCGTGTTGG AGAGACTTCCAGAAGATCAAGACACCGGAACTGACAGCAGATCAGGGAAGAACTTGAGTCCAAGCACGGGGTTCAAGTTTCAGGCAGAAGATCAGAGGTCTGCTTTTGAAGATGTGGACACAGGTGTTTTCAGACCAGACAAGGCAGTAGGCGTTGATGCGAAGAGGTCACTGGAGGTTCACCCCTCGAACAGCAGCGCCGTGGTACAAATACAGGGGGATGTCAAGGTACTGAGATCTGGAAGCAGGCCAGATGTCTTCAGTGGGAGGTGGGAGAACTATGAGGAGCCCAACACTACGCAGTGTTCACGTTACCCCATACAAGCTCAGGTCCGTATGGACTGGACGAAGATAGTGGACCATCGCCAACCAGAAGTTGTTCAACGAGGTGTGAGTGCCAGACGACGTCAAGGTGATGTAGCTAACAATGAGTCAAGGACTGGGAATATCCTACGTGAGAAGGTGGACCGTGCCGAACAACCTCTCCCaagggaggtgggcggagctttAGAACCTCTCCCAAGGGAGGGGGGCGGAGCTTTAGAGAATATCAAAGCACCAGATAAACTAATGGAGAAGACCACAACAGCTTTAAATGAAGAGGTACAGAAAGCAGTGGGAGCTTTGCAGAACCTGCCCCAGCCTGTTGAAGCATTCAGCCTGCAGGAGCCTGCATGCTCTCCTCAGAAGAAACAGAACATCAGCAAAAGTGCTCAGGAGCTCATACCAACCCTCGACGTCACTGAGGCGGAGAAGATCGGCAGCCCGAGACCAACGTGCCCTCCGGCCAGGCGGCGTGAGTCTGGGCCTGCGTGTCGCGTCGACGGCCCCTGCGGACGGCAGCTCTGCACCTCGGTGAAGGTGGAAAAGGGCCTGGCTTCATTCCTAGATAGCTGTCAGGAGGCTGGAGCCCTGGACTTTGAGGTGATCTCGCCAGAGGATGCAGACACGCCCCGTGACGACACccgggaggaggcggagcctcaTGCAGACAAAGCGAAAAACACCAGGATGTACACGCGTGACTGCTGTGTGTCATAG
- the lrrfip1b gene encoding uncharacterized protein lrrfip1b isoform X3 produces MVTVGWRLYWLWLLSGGDCTGGVYCWVEILLVMVTVGWRLYWWCLLSGGDCTGYGYCRVEIVLVVFTGFLFSLTFVYYCLVRVKPTCSIFPTFYISHSFSLLSFMLFISLFTPPSVCLSSFLGGRRGVQPSDYGGFLGSSSRASSRASSARASPVVEERADFLEKTSRTASTLSAATLASLGGGLSRRGSCDTSISADTEASIREMKDSLTEAEEKYRRAMVSNAQLDNEKSTLMYQVDTLRETLMELEELLYETRRECEEKTKGYERERHAHTVLQFQFGEMKETLQQTEELLKDAQLMRAKGESWVREISDLHETLEWKEKIIRALERQKEYSDTVQDERNTLRDEVFRLRDVLKKHGIALGPEVTTNGESGSKTTDAPEDVESTSTLDLQTPGVSGDCVLERLPEDQDTGTDSRSGKNLSPSTGFKFQAEDQRSAFEDVDTGVFRPDKAVGVDAKRSLEVHPSNSSAVVQIQGDVKVLRSGSRPDVFSGRWENYEEPNTTQCSRYPIQAQVRMDWTKIVDHRQPEVVQRGVSARRRQGDVANNESRTGNILREKVDRAEQPLPREVGGALEPLPREGGGALENIKAPDKLMEKTTTALNEEVQKAVGALQNLPQPVEAFSLQEPACSPQKKQNISKSAQELIPTLDVTEAEKIGSPRPTCPPARRRESGPACRVDGPCGRQLCTSVKVEKGLASFLDSCQEAGALDFEVISPEDADTPRDDTREEAEPHADKAKNTRMYTRDCCVS; encoded by the exons ATGGTTACTGTTGGGTGGAGATTGTACTGGTTATGGTTACTGTCGGGTGGAGATTGTACTGGTGGTGTTTACTGTTGGGTGGAGATTTTACTGGTTATGGTTACTGTCGGGTGGAGATTGTACTGGTGGTGTTTACTGTCGGGTGGAGATTGTACTGGTTATGGTTACTGTCGGGTGGAGATTGTACTGGTGGTGTTTACTGGGTTTCTCTTTAGCCTGACGTTTGTTTACTATTGTTTGGTAAGAGTTAAACCTACATGTTCTATATTTCCTACGTTTTATATCTCTCATTCTTTTTCATTGCTGTCATTCATGCTCTTTATCTCTCTGTTCACGCCCCCGTCCGTCTGTCTGTCGTCTTTTCTCGGCGGCCGGCGTGGCGTCCAGCCGTCAGACTACGGCGGGTTTTTGGGCTCCAGCTCAAGGGCTTCATCTCGGGCCAGCTCGGCTCGGGCCAGCCCCGTG GTTGAAGAAAGGGCAGACTTCCTGGAAAAG ACGTCCAGGACTGCGTCCACACTGTCTGCTGCCACGCTGGCCTCTCTGGGTGGGGGTCTGTCCCGCAGGGGCAGCTGTGATACCTCCATCTCAGCAGACACCGAGGCCTCCATACGGGAGATGAAG GACTCTCTGACGGAGGCGGAGGAGAAGTATCGCAGGGCCATGGTGTCCAACGCACAGCTGGACAATGAGAAGTCCACCCTGATGTACCAGGTGGACACACTGCGGGAAACCCTGATGGAGCTGGAGGAACTGCTGTATGAGACACGGAGGGAGTGTGAAGAGAAGACCAAG ggttaCGAGCGAGAACGCCACGCTCACACGGTTTTGCAGTTCCAGTTCGGCGAGATGAAGGAGACGTTACAACAGACCGAGGAGTTACTGAAG GACGCGCAGCTGATGCGTGCGAAGGGTGAGAGCTGGGTTAGGGAGATCTCAGACCTGCACGAGACCCTGGAATGGAAGGAGAAAATAATCAGG GCCTTAGAGAGGCAGAAGGAATATTCGGATACTGTCCAAGACGAGAGGAATACTTTGAGAGATGAGGTTTTCCGGCTAAGGGATGTTCTGAAG AAACATGGCATAGCTCTTGGACCTGAAGTCACAACCAACGGAGAGTCAGGCAGCAAAACCACTGATGCACCAGAAGATGTGGAATCAACCTCCACATTGGACCTACAGACACCTGGTGTCAGTGGAGACTGCGTGTTGG AGAGACTTCCAGAAGATCAAGACACCGGAACTGACAGCAGATCAGGGAAGAACTTGAGTCCAAGCACGGGGTTCAAGTTTCAGGCAGAAGATCAGAGGTCTGCTTTTGAAGATGTGGACACAGGTGTTTTCAGACCAGACAAGGCAGTAGGCGTTGATGCGAAGAGGTCACTGGAGGTTCACCCCTCGAACAGCAGCGCCGTGGTACAAATACAGGGGGATGTCAAGGTACTGAGATCTGGAAGCAGGCCAGATGTCTTCAGTGGGAGGTGGGAGAACTATGAGGAGCCCAACACTACGCAGTGTTCACGTTACCCCATACAAGCTCAGGTCCGTATGGACTGGACGAAGATAGTGGACCATCGCCAACCAGAAGTTGTTCAACGAGGTGTGAGTGCCAGACGACGTCAAGGTGATGTAGCTAACAATGAGTCAAGGACTGGGAATATCCTACGTGAGAAGGTGGACCGTGCCGAACAACCTCTCCCaagggaggtgggcggagctttAGAACCTCTCCCAAGGGAGGGGGGCGGAGCTTTAGAGAATATCAAAGCACCAGATAAACTAATGGAGAAGACCACAACAGCTTTAAATGAAGAGGTACAGAAAGCAGTGGGAGCTTTGCAGAACCTGCCCCAGCCTGTTGAAGCATTCAGCCTGCAGGAGCCTGCATGCTCTCCTCAGAAGAAACAGAACATCAGCAAAAGTGCTCAGGAGCTCATACCAACCCTCGACGTCACTGAGGCGGAGAAGATCGGCAGCCCGAGACCAACGTGCCCTCCGGCCAGGCGGCGTGAGTCTGGGCCTGCGTGTCGCGTCGACGGCCCCTGCGGACGGCAGCTCTGCACCTCGGTGAAGGTGGAAAAGGGCCTGGCTTCATTCCTAGATAGCTGTCAGGAGGCTGGAGCCCTGGACTTTGAGGTGATCTCGCCAGAGGATGCAGACACGCCCCGTGACGACACccgggaggaggcggagcctcaTGCAGACAAAGCGAAAAACACCAGGATGTACACGCGTGACTGCTGTGTGTCATAG
- the lrrfip1b gene encoding uncharacterized protein lrrfip1b isoform X5: MATQVTGRKRIPNKEKLTAEEDALSQIAREAEARLAAKRAARAEAREIRMKELERQQKEIYHAQKKYYGLDTKWGHIEQWMEDSERFSHHSRRHTSISDDEERLSVGSRGSLRGNCSDVCSSTSCLPSPRLHNARPSDYGGFLGSSSRASSRASSARASPVVEERADFLEKTSRTASTLSAATLASLGGGLSRRGSCDTSISADTEASIREMKDSLTEAEEKYRRAMVSNAQLDNEKSTLMYQVDTLRETLMELEELLYETRRECEEKTKGYERERHAHTVLQFQFGEMKETLQQTEELLKDAQLMRAKGESWVREISDLHETLEWKEKIIRKHGIALGPEVTTNGESGSKTTDAPEDVESTSTLDLQTPGVSGDCVLERLPEDQDTGTDSRSGKNLSPSTGFKFQAEDQRSAFEDVDTGVFRPDKAVGVDAKRSLEVHPSNSSAVVQIQGDVKVLRSGSRPDVFSGRWENYEEPNTTQCSRYPIQAQVRMDWTKIVDHRQPEVVQRGVSARRRQGDVANNESRTGNILREKVDRAEQPLPREVGGALEPLPREGGGALENIKAPDKLMEKTTTALNEEVQKAVGALQNLPQPVEAFSLQEPACSPQKKQNISKSAQELIPTLDVTEAEKIGSPRPTCPPARRRESGPACRVDGPCGRQLCTSVKVEKGLASFLDSCQEAGALDFEVISPEDADTPRDDTREEAEPHADKAKNTRMYTRDCCVS, translated from the exons AAATATTATGGGCTGGACACCAAGTGGGGTCATATCGAGCAGTGGATG GAGGACAGCGAGCGTTTCTCCCACCACTCCCGGAGACACACCTCG ATATCAGACGATGAGGAGCGTCTATCCGTGGGAAGTCGGGGCAGTTTGAGG GGAAACTGCTCTGATGTGTGTAGCAGCACCAGCTGTCTGCCCTCACCCAGACTGCACAACGCCCGG CCGTCAGACTACGGCGGGTTTTTGGGCTCCAGCTCAAGGGCTTCATCTCGGGCCAGCTCGGCTCGGGCCAGCCCCGTG GTTGAAGAAAGGGCAGACTTCCTGGAAAAG ACGTCCAGGACTGCGTCCACACTGTCTGCTGCCACGCTGGCCTCTCTGGGTGGGGGTCTGTCCCGCAGGGGCAGCTGTGATACCTCCATCTCAGCAGACACCGAGGCCTCCATACGGGAGATGAAG GACTCTCTGACGGAGGCGGAGGAGAAGTATCGCAGGGCCATGGTGTCCAACGCACAGCTGGACAATGAGAAGTCCACCCTGATGTACCAGGTGGACACACTGCGGGAAACCCTGATGGAGCTGGAGGAACTGCTGTATGAGACACGGAGGGAGTGTGAAGAGAAGACCAAG ggttaCGAGCGAGAACGCCACGCTCACACGGTTTTGCAGTTCCAGTTCGGCGAGATGAAGGAGACGTTACAACAGACCGAGGAGTTACTGAAG GACGCGCAGCTGATGCGTGCGAAGGGTGAGAGCTGGGTTAGGGAGATCTCAGACCTGCACGAGACCCTGGAATGGAAGGAGAAAATAATCAGG AAACATGGCATAGCTCTTGGACCTGAAGTCACAACCAACGGAGAGTCAGGCAGCAAAACCACTGATGCACCAGAAGATGTGGAATCAACCTCCACATTGGACCTACAGACACCTGGTGTCAGTGGAGACTGCGTGTTGG AGAGACTTCCAGAAGATCAAGACACCGGAACTGACAGCAGATCAGGGAAGAACTTGAGTCCAAGCACGGGGTTCAAGTTTCAGGCAGAAGATCAGAGGTCTGCTTTTGAAGATGTGGACACAGGTGTTTTCAGACCAGACAAGGCAGTAGGCGTTGATGCGAAGAGGTCACTGGAGGTTCACCCCTCGAACAGCAGCGCCGTGGTACAAATACAGGGGGATGTCAAGGTACTGAGATCTGGAAGCAGGCCAGATGTCTTCAGTGGGAGGTGGGAGAACTATGAGGAGCCCAACACTACGCAGTGTTCACGTTACCCCATACAAGCTCAGGTCCGTATGGACTGGACGAAGATAGTGGACCATCGCCAACCAGAAGTTGTTCAACGAGGTGTGAGTGCCAGACGACGTCAAGGTGATGTAGCTAACAATGAGTCAAGGACTGGGAATATCCTACGTGAGAAGGTGGACCGTGCCGAACAACCTCTCCCaagggaggtgggcggagctttAGAACCTCTCCCAAGGGAGGGGGGCGGAGCTTTAGAGAATATCAAAGCACCAGATAAACTAATGGAGAAGACCACAACAGCTTTAAATGAAGAGGTACAGAAAGCAGTGGGAGCTTTGCAGAACCTGCCCCAGCCTGTTGAAGCATTCAGCCTGCAGGAGCCTGCATGCTCTCCTCAGAAGAAACAGAACATCAGCAAAAGTGCTCAGGAGCTCATACCAACCCTCGACGTCACTGAGGCGGAGAAGATCGGCAGCCCGAGACCAACGTGCCCTCCGGCCAGGCGGCGTGAGTCTGGGCCTGCGTGTCGCGTCGACGGCCCCTGCGGACGGCAGCTCTGCACCTCGGTGAAGGTGGAAAAGGGCCTGGCTTCATTCCTAGATAGCTGTCAGGAGGCTGGAGCCCTGGACTTTGAGGTGATCTCGCCAGAGGATGCAGACACGCCCCGTGACGACACccgggaggaggcggagcctcaTGCAGACAAAGCGAAAAACACCAGGATGTACACGCGTGACTGCTGTGTGTCATAG